A single genomic interval of Drosophila virilis strain 15010-1051.87 chromosome 2, Dvir_AGI_RSII-ME, whole genome shotgun sequence harbors:
- the LOC6629785 gene encoding uncharacterized protein: protein MFASPLEFDIVLRAKMANVNLILFLQPQLLRQRDRSNRNALHYCAAQDLEQTRDLVAAASIAIAAPELLESADEDGFTPLHLAVIQGNLAMVNLLLANKADVNAVDNEGHSVVHWATVCGEIEALRAVLAAGASVAQPDVNGGTPLHYAAQMCGASYDNKLKSNSSKLALEILGILLAHPQSSVDVQDKDGRQPLLWAASAGSAKAVIALVKAGARVESADKDGLTALHCAGSRGHTECIDTLISLCGAPTDLIDTNGCTALHYAVTLGHADATARLLDLEADPNRQDRKGRTPAHCGCSKGQFETLKLLKERGANLWLRNAKGDLPMHEAAASGRRELLEWLLSQRPKQVNTTSNDGRSLLHIAAANDYTDMCKLLLDHGGDVNALYRNSRGLVLTPLDCALQRGHRSTAKFLQSQGGQPSNKLRLAARRGNPFHESNAADLVRPLKYMEKEELHDLRSSKKYVVYLKRSDSDGGLAAGGGEEQEQDECSCTEQSYRREQRLVHTCQRHKRRQLRRRTNSCGEGQHKKCSDICRSKSNIEISRRYQSRERSASTSDGENDEDDEDSCENCCYHKRQKQRVVPRKRSTPSHRPKELPGSEEDGSEQGKSSPKKAEHKVSTSQNKPDSPQPPQMAGNDQTQPATPTATKEGTFIKSPPQSAKGDKVAAVEPDNLKVAEGHGLELTDEEQEIAKSVVTQVDVHHDAELQSSKSFEEIPGGETATVTATTPAEAERAAKHELSEEDTKLVTTEVEQMITIAATALSSESKSSTEEASVENKSETVEQMLPLNSAKDNPSGDPVASAEPTTASTPLPHPSADAPVAKPPTTEQPNLEAPPQPQPLETAAEAGKKLEHIAVEPECEKKALPPSSPPKPQDEPNNPQQKPTAAQTTRPQSQQQQQQQQVQQQQQQQEQHEQQPPQREQESRRSFTLLPSDSADDEPAATVVPVSDEPERKSSFQVLKSDDSIADLEDSPRPHDVKYSGSNQVFQVVPDGTASSKLPSASELDKPDEYEEFDDAADDDDADDIDPEHDSALRRFLSSGARHGVGGEQGATSDATAAAGVYDGLANGRKRRLKKRVRSGAKTRSNWKSAQESRESNIALATTSKDQDSGFEPSPRAERTKIPTPRTAHTAMPRRPIYATLDGRSCSSRLENRKPGDKGACDMGAVTRSIQRNIRRYYMERKIFQHLLELKSLQIRSNKLNEAVLVKRAVDDYHKSCVLLGGETGTRLRRYNFSEYTFKNFELFLYETLKGLQKPGTNNFQNINEVYEEAERRLSPDYNAYEKALQCTTKTHRCLHAAHAYTGIPCAAYIPMMNHHTMPKFGFGPYKKAGSVSSFYLPKILTTGRASSGRVGVGVGVDVGFGGSGKCSHKVALELSHGKSKQLISLPADKLDSNKRYYVTFTVKDSPGQFATKEAHKQNQPQHHQQQQQQQQQQHPQ from the exons ATGTTCGCCAGCCCATTGGAGTTCGATATCGTGCTGCGCGCCAAAATGGCCAATGTGAATTTG ATTCTTTTCTTGCAGCCCCAACTGCTACGGCAGCGTGACCGTAGCAACCGCAACGCGCTGCATTATTGTGCCGCGCAGGATTTGGAGCAGACGCGCGACCTCGTGGCGGCCGCAAGCATTGCGATTGCAGCTCCAGAGCTGCTGGAGTCTGCCGACGAGGATGGCTTCACGCCGCTTCACTTGGCTGTTATTCAGGGCAATTTGGCGATGGTCAATTTGCTGCTAGCGAACAAAGCCGATGTGAACGCGGTGGACAATGAAGGCCATTCGGTGGTGCACTGGGCCACGG TATGTGGCGAAATTGAGGCATTGCGGGCAGTTCTGGCAGCCGGTGCAAGTGTGGCCCAGCCCGATGTTAACGGCGGTACGCCCCTGCACTATGCGGCACAAATGTGCGGCGCCAGCTACGACAACAAGCTGAAGTCCAATTCCAGCAAGTTGGCCCTTGAGATTCTTGGCATACTGCTGGCCCATCCGCAGAGCAGCGTCGATGTTCAGGACAAGGATGGACGGCAGCCGCTGCTGTGGGCCGCTTCGGCGGGCTCGGCCAAAGCGGTTATAGCCCTGGTGAAGGCGGGCGCACGTGTAGAGAGTGCCGATAA GGATGGTCTCACCGCGCTCCACTGCGCTGGCTCGCGTGGCCACACCGAGTGCATCGACACGCTGATAAGCCTGTGTGGCGCGCCCACAGATCTCATAGACACCAACGGCTGCACGGCGTTGCATTATGCCGTGACGCTTGGCCATGCGGATGCCACAGCACGTCTGCTCGACTTGGAAGCGGATCCCAATCGGCAGGACCGCAAGGGGCGCACGCCTGCACACTGTGGCTGTTCCAAGGGCCAATTCGAAACGCTAAAGCTGCTGAAGGAGCGCGGCGCTAATCTTTGGCTGCGCAATGCCAAAGGTGATCTGCCAATGCACGAGGCGGCCGCCTCCGGCCGACGTGAGCTACTCGAATGGCTCCTGTCCCAACGACCCAAGCAGGTGAACACCACAAGCAACGACGGGCGCAGCCTGCTGCACATTGCAGCTGCAAATGACTACACGGACATGTGCAAGCTGCTGTTGGACCACGGAGGCGATGTGAATGCGCTCTATCGCAATTCCCGGGGCCTTGTGCTGACCCCGCTGGACTGTGCACTGCAGCGTGGTCATCGTTCCACGGCCAAGTTCCTGCAGTCGCAAGGCGGCCAGCCATCCAACAAGCTGAGGCTGGCTGCTCGACGCGGCAATCCCTTTCACGAGAGTAACGCAGCGGATCTGGTGCGACCTCTAAAGTATATGGAAAAGGAGGAGCTGCACGATCTACGTAGCTCCAAGAAATACGTAGTGTATCTCAAGCGCAGCGATTCTGATGGTGGCCTTGCTGCTGGCGGTGgggaggagcaggagcaagATGAGTGCAGCTGCACGGAGCAGTCATATCGAAGGGAGCAGCGTCTGGTGCATACATGCCAGCGGCATAAGCGGCGCCAGCTTCGCCGACGCACCAACAGTTGCGGCGAGGGCCAACATAAGAAGTGCAGTGACATTTGCCGCTCCAAGAGCAACATTGAAATCAGTCGGCGCTATCAGTCCAGGGAGCGCTCTGCCAGCACCAGTGATGGCGAGAACGACGAGGATGACGAGGACTCCTGCGAGAATTGCTGCTATCACAAGCGCCAGAAACAGCGTGTCGTGCCGCGCAAGCGTTCTACACCCTCGCACAGGCCCAAGGAGCTGCCTGGCAGCGAGGAGGATGGCAGCGAGCAGGGAAAGAGTTCGCCGAAGAAGGCCGAGCACAAAGTGTCCACATCGCAGAATAAACCTGACAGTCCACAGCCACCTCAAATGGCAGGCAACGATCAGACACAGCCAGCCACGCCAACAGCTACCAAGGAGGGCACCTTTATCAAATCGCCGCCCCAGAGCGCCAAAGGCGACAAGGTAGCAGCTGTGGAGCCGGACAACTTGAAGGTGGCAGAAGGCCATGGCTTGGAGCTAACGGATGAGGAGCAGGAAATAGCCAAGTCAGTGGTTACCCAAGTGGATGTCCATCATGATGCAGAGTTGCAATCCTCAAAGTCTTTCGAGGAGATACCAGGAGGTGAAACGGCGACTGTAACCGCGACTACGCCTGCAGAGGCCGAGAGAGCTGCCAAGCACGAGCTAAGCGAGGAGGACACCAAATTGGTCACCACTGAGGTCGAACAGATGATCACAATAGCTGCCACGGCATTGAGCAGCGAGTCAAAGAGCTCTACTGAAGAAGCATCTGTCGAGAATAAATCGGAAACTGTAGAGCAAATGCTGCCATTGAATAGCGCTAAGGATAATCCCAGTGGAGATCCCGTAGCATCTGCCGAACCAACCACTGCCAGCACGCCCTTACCGCATCCATCAGCTGACGCACCAGTTGCGAAGCCACCGACAACCGAGCAACCAAATTTAGAGGCGCCGCCACAGCCGCAACCCTTAGAAACCGCAGCAGAGGCTGGCAAAAAATTGGAGCACATAGCGGTAGAGCCTGAATGTGAGAAAAAGGCGTTGCCTCCGTCATCTCCTCCCAAACCCCAAGATGAGCCCAATAATCCACAGCAAAAGCCGACAGCCGCACAGACCACACGTCCGCAgtcccaacagcaacaacaacagcaacaggtgcagcagcaacagcagcagcaggaacagcatGAGCAACAGCCACCACAACGGGAACAGGAGTCAAGACGCTCCTTTACACTGCTGCCCTCCGACTCGGCTGATGATGAGCCTGCGGCTACTGTTGTGCCAGTCTCTGATGAACCCGAACGTAAATCGAGCTTCCAAGTGCTTAAGAGTGACGACTCCATTGCCGATTTGGAGGATTCGCCGCGTCCACACGATGTTAAGTACAGTGGCAGCAATCAAGTCTTTCAAGTGGTGCCCGATGGCACCGCAAGCTCCAAGCTGCCCAGTGCATCCGAGCTGGACAAGCCTGACGAATACGAAGAATTTGATGATGCCGCAGACGATGACGATGCAGATGACATTGATCCGGAGCACGACAGTGCCCTTCGCCGCTTTCTGAGCAGTGGAGCACGCCATGGTGTTGGCGGCGAACAAGGTGCCACCAGCGACGCCACTGCAGCCGCTGGTGTCTATGATGGGCTGGCCAACGGGCGCAAGCGTCGCCTAAAAAAGCGCGTGCGCAGCGGTGCCAAGACGCGAAGCAATTGGAAGAGCGCACAGGAATCGCGCGAGAGCAATATTGCCTTGGCCACCACCAGCAAAGATCAGGACTCCGGCTTCGAGCCAAGTCCGCGTGCGGAGCGCACCAAAATACCCACGCCGCGCACAGCCCATACGGCCATGCCGCGCCGGCCTATCTATGCGACCCTGGACGGGCGCTCCTGCAGCAGTCGCCTGGAGAATCGAAAGCCGGGCGATAAGGGTGCCTGTGATATGGGCGCCGTGACACGCTCCATCCAGCGGAATATTCGCAG ATACTACATGGAGCGCAAGATCTTCCAGCATCTGCTGGAGCTCAAGTCGCTACAAATACGCTCAAACAAGCTGAACGAAGCGGTGCTGGTGAAGCGCGCCGTTGACGACTATCACAAATCGTGCGTGCTGCTGGGCGGCGAAACTGGCACAAGGCTCCGGCGTTACAATTTCAGCGAATATACGTTTAAGAATTTTGAGCTGTTTCTCTACGAGACGCTCAAGGGATTGCAGAAGCCGGGCACCAACAACTTTCAGAACATCAACGAGGTTTACGAGGAG GCGGAGCGTAGGCTAAGCCCCGACTACAATGCGTACGAAAAGGCGCTGCAGTGCACCACCAAGACACATCGTTGCCTCCATGCAGCCCACGCCTATACGGGCATACCCTGCGCCGCCTACA TTCCCATGATGAATCACCACACGATGCCCAAGTTTGGATTTGGACCGTACAAAAAGGCCGGCAGCGTTAGCAGTTTTTATCTGCCAAAAATACTGACCACTGGTCGCGCCTCCAGCGGGCGGGTCGGTGTTGGCGTTGGAGTCGATGTCGGCtttggcggcagcggcaagtGCAGCCACAAAGTTGCTCTAGAGCTGTCACACGGAAAGAGCAAACAACTAATTTCACTGCCAGCGGACAAGTTGGACAGCAATAAACGCTACTATGTGACGTTCACAGTTAAGGATTCTCCGGGGCAGTTCGCTACCAAAGAGGCGCATAAACAAAACCAACCACAACatcaccagcaacaacaacaacaacaacaacaacaacatccacAGTAA